Proteins encoded in a region of the Wolbachia endosymbiont (group A) of Anomoia purmunda genome:
- a CDS encoding NADH-quinone oxidoreductase subunit D, whose product MPDLKTMMLNFGPQHPAAHGVLRLVLEMDGEVIERADPHIGLLHRGTEKLIEHKTYLQALPYFDRLDYVSPMSQEHAYSLCVEKLLQCEVPIRAKYLRVLFCELTRILNHLLNVSSQALDVGAMTPLLWLFEEREKILEFYERASGARFHAAYIRPGGIAADVPEGLIEDIAKFIEQFPKYIDDVDELLTENRIWKQRTVGISETSIKQALDWGFSGPMLRAAGLAWDLRKSQPYEIYDQLDFDIPIGQNGDCYDRYLVRMAEIRQSISLVKQCIEKMPEGPIKTEDRKISPPPRAEMKKSMEALIHHFKLYSEGYHVPEGEAYAVVEAPKGEFGVYIVSDGTNRPYRCRIRAPGFAHLQALDFMAKGHMLADVAAIIGSLDIVFGEIDR is encoded by the coding sequence ATGCCCGATCTAAAGACAATGATGTTAAATTTTGGACCCCAGCACCCAGCTGCACATGGAGTGTTGCGTCTTGTTTTGGAGATGGATGGCGAAGTGATTGAAAGAGCTGACCCTCATATTGGGCTTTTGCACCGTGGCACTGAAAAATTAATAGAACATAAAACGTATCTTCAAGCTTTGCCTTATTTTGATCGCCTTGATTATGTATCGCCAATGTCACAAGAGCATGCATATTCACTTTGTGTGGAGAAATTGTTGCAATGTGAAGTGCCAATTAGGGCAAAATATTTACGTGTCTTGTTTTGTGAACTGACGAGAATACTAAATCATTTACTGAACGTTTCTTCTCAAGCGCTTGATGTTGGAGCAATGACCCCTCTTTTATGGCTCTTTGAAGAAAGAGAAAAAATACTGGAATTTTACGAAAGAGCTTCAGGTGCAAGGTTTCACGCAGCTTACATCAGGCCAGGTGGAATTGCAGCAGATGTTCCAGAAGGTTTGATTGAGGATATTGCAAAGTTTATAGAGCAATTTCCAAAATATATAGACGATGTTGATGAACTTTTAACAGAAAATAGGATATGGAAGCAACGCACTGTAGGAATTAGTGAAACATCAATTAAACAGGCACTTGATTGGGGCTTTAGTGGCCCAATGTTGCGCGCTGCTGGGCTTGCTTGGGATTTGCGAAAAAGCCAGCCATATGAGATATATGATCAACTAGATTTTGATATACCGATCGGACAAAATGGCGACTGTTATGACCGTTATCTAGTTAGAATGGCAGAGATTAGGCAATCTATCAGCTTGGTGAAGCAGTGCATAGAGAAAATGCCTGAAGGGCCAATAAAAACTGAAGATAGAAAAATTTCCCCACCGCCAAGAGCAGAGATGAAAAAATCTATGGAAGCTCTGATTCACCATTTTAAGCTCTATTCAGAAGGATATCACGTACCAGAAGGTGAGGCTTACGCAGTTGTTGAGGCACCAAAAGGTGAGTTTGGAGTGTATATAGTTTCAGATGGTACCAATAGACCTTATAGGTGCCGAATAAGAGCACCTGGCTTTGCGCATTTACAAGCCTTAGACTTTATGGCAAAAGGACACATGCTTGCTGACGTTGCAGCAATTATTGGCTCACTCGATATAGTTTTTGGTGAGATTGATAGGTAA
- a CDS encoding aspartate aminotransferase family protein translates to MDHVVNAYNRLDTPIVRGEGAYLFDKDGKKYLDFAAGISTTSLGHCHPYITDKLKEQLSSLWHCSNIFTIPEQERLADRLTTLTFADKVFFCSSGLEATEAAIKFIRRYFYSKGQAKRNRIVTIEGGFHGRSIAAISAGGNEKSREGFAPLLSGFDKVPRNDIKALEKKISDEIAAVFLEPIQTEGGVYPLDVEYLQKVREITKAQGIILCFDEVQCGYGRIGSLFYYQNVGIEPDMLTCAKAMGNGFPLAACLVKDYIAEAITPGTHGSTYGGNPLAMTVGNAVLDIMLKEGFFDHVKRISKYLKEKLLPLAKEFPEMILEVRGEGLLMGIELATPVADKIISRSLDKGLIITRVLNNKVVRVTPPLIIEDEHVNAACDMLYDLFFKIKDI, encoded by the coding sequence ATGGATCATGTTGTTAATGCGTATAATAGACTTGACACTCCTATAGTCAGGGGAGAAGGGGCATATCTTTTTGATAAAGATGGTAAAAAATATTTAGATTTTGCTGCAGGTATTTCTACAACTTCTTTAGGGCATTGTCATCCATACATTACAGATAAGCTGAAAGAGCAATTGAGCTCATTATGGCACTGCTCTAACATTTTCACTATTCCCGAGCAAGAAAGACTTGCTGACCGTTTAACAACCCTTACTTTTGCAGATAAAGTTTTTTTCTGCTCAAGTGGGCTTGAAGCAACAGAAGCTGCAATTAAGTTTATTCGTCGTTACTTTTATTCAAAAGGGCAAGCAAAACGTAATCGTATTGTTACAATTGAAGGAGGGTTTCATGGCCGCAGTATTGCTGCAATTTCTGCTGGAGGCAATGAAAAATCACGCGAAGGTTTTGCTCCGCTCCTTTCTGGTTTTGATAAAGTGCCAAGAAATGACATTAAAGCTTTGGAGAAAAAAATCAGCGATGAAATAGCTGCTGTATTTTTAGAGCCCATACAAACCGAAGGTGGAGTATATCCACTAGACGTAGAATATCTTCAAAAAGTAAGGGAAATAACAAAAGCTCAAGGAATAATTTTGTGCTTTGATGAAGTGCAGTGCGGATATGGACGCATCGGTTCTTTATTTTATTATCAAAATGTTGGCATTGAACCTGATATGCTAACCTGTGCAAAAGCTATGGGTAACGGTTTTCCTTTAGCTGCATGTTTAGTAAAAGATTACATAGCAGAAGCAATCACTCCAGGAACTCATGGATCAACCTATGGTGGCAATCCACTTGCCATGACTGTTGGTAATGCAGTGCTCGATATAATGCTAAAAGAAGGCTTTTTTGATCATGTTAAAAGAATTAGTAAATATTTAAAAGAAAAGCTGTTGCCTTTAGCTAAAGAATTTCCTGAGATGATTTTAGAAGTTCGTGGAGAAGGGTTACTAATGGGAATAGAACTAGCAACTCCTGTAGCTGATAAAATTATTAGTCGATCTCTTGATAAAGGTTTAATAATAACTAGGGTTTTAAACAACAAAGTAGTAAGGGTAACCCCACCACTTATCATTGAGGATGAGCATGTGAACGCAGCGTGTGATATGCTTTATGATTTGTTTTTTAAGATTAAAGATATATAA
- a CDS encoding HlyC/CorC family transporter, protein MDWLLVLVSSAIFVLLVLSFLFSGAEIGLTSISRSRVNKLKLDGNKRARVIDRLLNRKELTIGTVLLGNTIINITCSALFTAIFINFFGNEGILLSTIIMTFCILLFCEVLPKTYAIQNPEKFASFSAYFVLFFVKIFSPLTLGIQFIVNLILKLCGLHKDKEVISAADAMRNMITLHRSEGTMLQQDLDMLSSILDLAETEISQIMTHRRNLFSLDIDWNKEELIREILTSSHSRVPLWQKEPDNIVGVIHVKALINALREKNNKAEEVDITQVMSRPWFIPESTPLSVQLHNFRKNRKHLAFVIDEYGALQGIVTLEDILEEIVGEISDEHDLITENFIKKISDNMYHIEGKSTIRDINRQLYWNLPDEEATTLAGMIVNEIERIPDEGEEFSMYGFRFKILKKDKNIITVVEVQVKTGNISSSN, encoded by the coding sequence ATGGATTGGTTATTGGTCTTAGTATCATCAGCAATTTTTGTTTTGTTAGTTTTATCGTTTTTGTTCTCGGGAGCAGAAATAGGCTTAACCTCAATTAGCCGTTCTCGAGTTAATAAGCTAAAGCTAGACGGTAACAAAAGAGCCAGGGTAATAGATCGCTTATTAAATAGGAAAGAATTGACAATAGGAACGGTATTGCTCGGCAATACAATTATTAATATTACTTGCTCTGCTTTATTTACAGCAATATTTATCAATTTTTTTGGAAATGAGGGCATTCTCCTATCAACAATTATAATGACATTTTGTATTTTATTGTTCTGCGAAGTTCTACCAAAAACTTATGCTATTCAAAATCCTGAAAAATTTGCATCATTTTCTGCTTATTTTGTATTGTTTTTTGTAAAGATTTTTTCTCCATTGACGCTAGGTATTCAATTTATTGTTAACCTCATCCTAAAATTATGTGGGCTGCATAAAGATAAGGAAGTGATATCTGCAGCGGATGCAATGCGTAATATGATTACTCTTCACCGCAGTGAAGGAACTATGTTACAACAGGATTTAGATATGCTAAGCAGCATACTTGATTTGGCTGAGACAGAGATATCACAAATTATGACCCATAGAAGAAACCTATTTTCTCTTGATATAGATTGGAATAAAGAAGAGTTAATAAGAGAGATTTTAACCAGCAGTCACAGTAGAGTACCTTTATGGCAGAAGGAACCAGATAACATTGTAGGTGTAATTCACGTGAAAGCTCTAATAAATGCTTTGCGTGAAAAGAATAATAAAGCGGAAGAAGTGGACATTACCCAAGTTATGTCAAGGCCTTGGTTTATACCAGAAAGTACACCACTCAGCGTGCAACTTCACAACTTCCGTAAGAACAGGAAACACCTTGCATTTGTTATTGATGAGTATGGAGCACTGCAGGGAATTGTAACTCTTGAGGATATACTCGAAGAAATAGTTGGAGAAATTTCGGATGAACATGATTTGATTACGGAGAATTTTATAAAGAAAATATCTGATAATATGTATCACATAGAAGGAAAATCTACTATTAGGGACATTAACAGGCAGTTATACTGGAATCTCCCTGATGAAGAAGCTACAACTCTAGCAGGTATGATTGTGAATGAAATAGAGCGCATTCCTGACGAAGGCGAGGAGTTTTCCATGTATGGTTTTCGCTTTAAGATTTTAAAAAAAGATAAAAATATTATTACTGTTGTTGAAGTGCAAGTAAAAACTGGTAATATTAGTAGCAGCAATTAA
- a CDS encoding DUF2312 domain-containing protein has protein sequence MEDTVKITAEELKGYIERIEKLEQEKRDVQDHIRDVYAKAADEGWDTKVMKQIVRLRKMDDDDREEQEILLDTYKRALGMSYEEELSE, from the coding sequence ATGGAAGATACAGTAAAAATAACGGCTGAAGAGTTGAAGGGTTACATAGAGAGAATCGAAAAACTTGAACAAGAAAAGAGGGATGTGCAAGATCACATTCGTGATGTATATGCAAAAGCCGCAGATGAAGGTTGGGATACAAAAGTGATGAAACAAATTGTTAGGCTGAGGAAGATGGATGATGATGACAGAGAGGAACAGGAAATATTGCTTGATACCTATAAACGTGCATTGGGAATGAGCTACGAAGAAGAGTTAAGTGAATAG